From Candidatus Methylomirabilis sp., the proteins below share one genomic window:
- a CDS encoding glycerate kinase: MRTPAALREDATAIFRAALEAVDPAAAIKRHVRRERDQLRVGDRSYDLARLRRIFVLGAGKAGAPMAAAVEEILGERITAGVVTVKAGHGGPTRIVRIQEAAHPVPDAAGLAGAQAILDLAKGAGADDLVIALISGGGSALLPLPVRGITLEEKQQVTKQLLACGATIQEINAVRKHISAVKGGQLARAAAPAQVLTLVLSDIVGDPLDAIASGPTAPDGTTFREALAILDRYGIRGAVPPAVGEYLEAGAAGRVPETPKPGDPLFQQVHHRIVANNAQALEAAAAAAAARGYRPLILASGIQGEAREVAKVLAALLLEVRATGRPIEPPCCLVAGGETTVTLHGKGRGGRNQEMALAAAFPLEGAAGILFFSAGTDGTDGPTDAAGAVSDGQTVPRGRAAGLDPARHLAENDAYSFFRALGDLVVTGPTRTNVMDIHLLLCGPRPGHPL, translated from the coding sequence GTGAGGACTCCCGCCGCGCTACGGGAGGACGCGACGGCCATCTTCCGGGCCGCCCTGGAGGCCGTGGACCCGGCCGCCGCCATAAAGCGGCACGTCCGGCGGGAGCGGGATCAGCTCCGGGTGGGGGACCGCTCCTACGACCTCGCGCGCCTCCGGCGGATCTTCGTTCTGGGGGCGGGGAAGGCGGGGGCGCCGATGGCGGCCGCCGTGGAGGAGATCCTGGGGGAGCGGATCACCGCCGGGGTGGTCACGGTGAAAGCCGGCCACGGCGGGCCCACCCGGATCGTGCGGATCCAGGAGGCCGCCCATCCCGTGCCCGATGCGGCCGGGCTCGCCGGGGCCCAGGCCATCCTCGATCTGGCCAAGGGGGCGGGCGCCGACGACCTCGTGATCGCCCTCATCTCGGGGGGCGGATCGGCGCTGCTCCCCCTGCCGGTCCGGGGGATCACGCTGGAAGAGAAGCAGCAGGTCACGAAGCAGCTCCTGGCGTGCGGAGCCACGATCCAGGAGATCAACGCGGTCCGGAAGCACATCTCCGCCGTCAAGGGGGGGCAGCTCGCCCGGGCGGCCGCGCCGGCCCAGGTCCTCACGCTGGTCCTCTCCGACATCGTCGGCGATCCCCTGGACGCCATCGCCTCGGGCCCCACGGCCCCGGACGGGACCACCTTCAGAGAGGCGCTGGCCATCCTCGACCGGTATGGGATCCGGGGGGCGGTCCCGCCGGCGGTCGGCGAGTACCTGGAGGCGGGAGCGGCCGGGCGCGTCCCCGAGACGCCGAAGCCGGGGGATCCCCTCTTCCAGCAGGTCCACCACCGGATCGTCGCCAACAACGCCCAGGCCCTGGAGGCCGCCGCGGCGGCTGCCGCGGCCCGGGGCTACCGGCCTCTCATCCTGGCTTCCGGCATCCAGGGGGAGGCCCGCGAGGTGGCCAAGGTCCTGGCCGCCCTGCTCCTCGAGGTCCGGGCCACCGGTCGGCCGATCGAGCCCCCGTGCTGCCTGGTGGCCGGAGGGGAGACGACGGTCACGCTCCACGGGAAGGGCAGGGGAGGGCGAAACCAGGAGATGGCGCTCGCCGCGGCCTTCCCCCTCGAGGGCGCAGCGGGAATCCTGTTCTTCTCGGCCGGAACCGACGGGACCGATGGGCCCACGGACGCCGCCGGGGCCGTCTCCGACGGGCAGACCGTCCCCCGGGGGCGAGCGGCCGGCCTCGATCCCGCGCGCCATCTCGCCGAGAACGACGCCTATTCTTTCTTCCGGGCCCTGGGCGACCTGGTCGTGACCGGCCCCACCCGGACCAACGTCATGGACATCCACCTGCTGCTCTGCGGGCCCCGTCCAGGGCATCCCCTCTAG
- the thpR gene encoding RNA 2',3'-cyclic phosphodiesterase, translating into MRLFIAIVLSDALRDALGALQRDLRAAGGPVSWVKPENIHLTLKFLGEVPPAREGLVREAMAEAVAGLSPFTLRAGGCGAFPGGRNPRVLWVGLRAGGPEAATLAARVEAACAARGFPPENRAFRGHLTLGRVRGSRGLEETLRRLQAHAEDTLGETAVDRIVLYESRLHPAGSIYTARHARELPGGGP; encoded by the coding sequence CTGCGTCTCTTCATCGCCATCGTCTTGAGCGACGCGCTCCGGGACGCGCTCGGGGCGCTGCAGAGGGACCTCCGGGCCGCGGGGGGTCCGGTCTCCTGGGTGAAACCGGAGAACATCCACCTGACCCTGAAGTTCCTGGGGGAGGTTCCCCCGGCGCGCGAGGGACTGGTCCGGGAGGCGATGGCGGAGGCCGTGGCGGGTCTCTCCCCCTTCACGCTTCGCGCCGGAGGCTGCGGGGCCTTCCCCGGGGGGCGCAACCCGCGGGTCCTCTGGGTGGGTCTGCGGGCCGGGGGTCCCGAGGCGGCCACCCTGGCCGCGCGCGTGGAGGCCGCCTGCGCCGCGCGCGGGTTCCCCCCCGAGAACCGCGCCTTCCGGGGCCACCTCACGCTGGGCCGGGTCCGGGGATCGCGGGGGCTCGAGGAGACCCTGCGGCGGCTCCAGGCGCACGCGGAGGATACGCTGGGCGAGACGGCGGTGGACCGGATCGTCCTCTACGAGAGCCGGTTGCACCCGGCTGGCTCCATCTACACCGCGCGGCATGCGCGTGAGCTTCCGGGGGGAGGGCCGTGA
- a CDS encoding competence/damage-inducible protein A, producing the protein MNAEILTVGTELLLGQIVDTNAAFIAERLAEAGIDVYCKTTVGDNPARIETALRQALARAQVVLCTGGLGPTEDDLTRDVVAAVTGRPLRLDPAVLAQIRARFARRGIPMAKNNERQAQVPEGAEVLENPRGTAPGLLLRVEPDRTVVLLPGVPAEMRPMLTEVVLPRLREAYGLKGQIRSRVLRTTGVSESKVDELLGDLWAERNPTIALLARSGEIHVRLTAKAEGEAELTRLLDGREAAVRERLGDIIFGRDEESLEVVVGRLLRERRLTLAVAESCTGGLLGHRITNVPGSSAYFDRGLVAYSNQAKTALLGVPAELLAARGAVSAEVAAAMAEGMRAAAGTDLALGVTGIAGPAGGTPEKPVGLTYIALAHAGGVAAHEFRFFTDRDLNKQRAAQMALDLVRRHLLGLPPVPIL; encoded by the coding sequence ATGAACGCCGAGATCCTGACCGTGGGCACGGAACTCCTGCTGGGCCAGATCGTGGACACGAACGCCGCCTTCATCGCCGAGCGACTGGCGGAGGCCGGGATCGACGTCTACTGCAAGACCACGGTGGGGGACAACCCGGCCCGGATCGAGACCGCGCTGCGCCAGGCGCTCGCGCGCGCCCAGGTCGTCCTCTGCACCGGAGGGTTGGGCCCGACGGAGGATGACCTGACGCGGGACGTGGTGGCGGCCGTGACGGGCCGCCCGCTCCGCCTCGACCCGGCCGTGCTGGCCCAGATCCGGGCCCGCTTCGCCCGGCGCGGCATCCCCATGGCCAAGAACAACGAGCGGCAGGCCCAGGTCCCGGAGGGGGCCGAGGTGCTGGAGAACCCCCGGGGGACGGCGCCGGGCCTGCTCCTCCGGGTCGAGCCCGACCGGACGGTGGTGCTCCTCCCGGGGGTGCCGGCCGAGATGCGGCCCATGCTCACGGAGGTCGTCCTGCCCCGCCTCCGCGAGGCCTACGGCCTGAAGGGGCAGATCCGCTCGCGCGTCCTCCGGACCACGGGGGTGAGCGAGTCCAAGGTGGACGAGCTCCTGGGGGACCTCTGGGCGGAGCGGAACCCCACGATCGCGCTCCTGGCCCGCTCCGGTGAGATCCACGTCCGGCTGACGGCAAAGGCGGAGGGGGAGGCGGAGCTGACGCGCCTCCTGGACGGCCGCGAGGCGGCCGTGCGGGAGCGGCTCGGCGACATCATCTTCGGCCGGGATGAGGAGAGCCTGGAGGTCGTCGTGGGCCGGCTCCTCCGCGAGCGCCGCCTCACCCTGGCCGTGGCCGAGTCCTGCACCGGCGGGCTCCTCGGCCATCGGATCACCAATGTCCCGGGCTCCTCCGCCTACTTCGACCGGGGCCTCGTGGCCTATAGCAACCAGGCGAAGACGGCCCTCCTGGGCGTCCCGGCGGAGCTGCTCGCCGCCAGGGGGGCGGTCAGCGCCGAGGTGGCGGCCGCAATGGCCGAGGGGATGCGGGCGGCGGCCGGGACGGACCTGGCGCTCGGGGTCACCGGGATCGCCGGGCCCGCCGGCGGGACCCCGGAGAAGCCGGTCGGCCTCACCTACATCGCCCTGGCCCACGCCGGCGGGGTGGCTGCCCACGAGTTCCGGTTCTTCACCGACCGGGACCTGAACAAGCAACGGGCGGCCCAGATGGCCCTGGACCTGGTGCGGCGCCACCTGCTCGGCCTCCCCCCAGTCCCGATCCTCTAG
- a CDS encoding phosphatidylglycerophosphatase A, which yields MRASPRSWGDRLLLLLLTAGGVGYAPVGPGTAGSVLGLLLAWGLAAWGAGAVFLGALACAALTALLAGRAEVLLDRRDPPAVVLDEMAGMLLATAAIPRHWAFAAAAFGCFRLLDIWKPLGIRRAQALPGGAGILADDLLAGLYTNLLLQVVWQLLAARGPLP from the coding sequence ATGAGGGCCTCCCCCCGATCCTGGGGTGATCGCCTCCTCCTCCTGCTCCTCACCGCCGGCGGCGTGGGCTATGCCCCGGTCGGCCCGGGGACCGCCGGCAGCGTGCTCGGCCTCCTCCTCGCGTGGGGCCTGGCCGCGTGGGGGGCGGGCGCGGTCTTTCTCGGTGCCCTGGCCTGTGCGGCGCTGACGGCGCTGCTGGCTGGCCGGGCCGAGGTCCTCCTCGATCGCCGGGATCCCCCCGCCGTCGTGCTCGACGAGATGGCGGGGATGCTCCTGGCGACGGCCGCCATCCCCCGGCACTGGGCCTTCGCGGCGGCCGCCTTCGGGTGCTTTCGGCTCCTGGACATCTGGAAGCCCCTGGGGATCCGGCGCGCGCAGGCGCTGCCCGGGGGGGCCGGGATCCTGGCCGACGATCTGCTGGCGGGCCTCTACACGAACTTGCTGCTCCAGGTGGTCTGGCAGTTGCTGGCCGCGCGGGGTCCACTCCCATGA
- a CDS encoding diguanylate cyclase: MTERREGEPVAAGAEGPVVLVVDDEPGIIRMLQVTLQRRGFGVLTAGSGREALEIVAREAVDLVLLDIMMPGLDGLEVTRALRARPEEARIPVIILTAKDTVRDKVTGLELGADDYMTKPFNGEELVARIRVQLRLAGMDRAIRRQNRELTSLNAVAVGVGQSLNVGEILEATLSRMAEVEGVAAGGIMVWDPERGVLRLAAERGLSAALRAAWHEQPLAASPWAAVFREPGPGLLEDPAAAPDPALRAEGSDAYGNHACVAMTAKGRTLGLMHLLSQPPHRFGADHVRFFAAIGRQVGMALENAHLYHHTEQQVSQMRALYEVSSSITSTLELQEILRALIERLLDLLKVDRCVVTLSDVTGTAGEVVMGYDGSKPMPWIHGIQITLDRHPEVRRALETKKALVISEALQEPLLTAVRSLLVPLQVRSMLVIPLLTKDKALGVIALSSLREARLFTAGDVEFCQILANQAAIAIENSRLFAETKRLASTDELTGLFNHRQFYLLLGQEVRRALRYGRQLSLILADIDYFKAYNDRYGHLAGDEALRQISRVLKTKSRDVDMVARYGGEEFTIILPETELAQAAVQAERLRVAVEAHRFGSAAEGHLTVSLGVATLIEGMDRPEQLVHRADQALYEAKASGRNRVCLAPGRVEPPEA, from the coding sequence ATGACCGAGCGGCGAGAGGGAGAGCCGGTGGCGGCCGGGGCCGAGGGCCCCGTCGTCCTGGTGGTGGATGACGAGCCGGGGATCATCCGGATGCTCCAGGTGACGCTGCAGCGGCGGGGCTTCGGCGTCCTGACGGCCGGCTCGGGACGGGAGGCGCTCGAGATCGTTGCCCGGGAGGCGGTGGACCTGGTCCTCCTGGACATCATGATGCCGGGCCTGGACGGCCTGGAGGTGACCCGGGCGCTCCGGGCCCGCCCGGAGGAGGCGCGGATCCCCGTGATCATTCTCACGGCGAAGGATACGGTGCGGGACAAGGTCACGGGCCTCGAGCTGGGCGCGGACGATTACATGACCAAGCCCTTCAACGGGGAGGAGCTGGTGGCCCGGATCCGGGTCCAGCTCCGCCTGGCCGGGATGGACCGGGCCATCCGGCGGCAGAACCGGGAGCTCACCAGCCTGAACGCCGTCGCCGTCGGCGTCGGCCAGTCCCTGAACGTCGGGGAGATCCTGGAGGCGACCCTGAGCCGGATGGCGGAAGTGGAGGGCGTGGCTGCGGGGGGGATCATGGTCTGGGACCCGGAGCGGGGGGTCCTCCGGCTGGCGGCGGAGCGCGGCCTCTCGGCTGCCCTGCGGGCGGCCTGGCACGAGCAGCCGCTCGCCGCCTCCCCCTGGGCGGCCGTCTTTCGGGAGCCGGGCCCGGGCCTCCTGGAGGACCCGGCCGCCGCCCCCGACCCGGCCCTGCGGGCCGAGGGGAGCGACGCCTATGGCAACCACGCCTGCGTGGCCATGACCGCCAAGGGGCGGACGCTGGGTCTGATGCACCTCCTCTCCCAGCCGCCGCACCGCTTCGGGGCCGACCACGTGCGCTTCTTCGCCGCCATCGGGCGGCAGGTGGGGATGGCGCTGGAGAATGCGCACCTGTACCACCATACGGAGCAGCAGGTCTCCCAGATGCGGGCGCTCTACGAGGTCTCCTCCTCCATCACCTCCACGCTCGAGCTGCAGGAGATTCTCCGGGCCCTCATCGAGCGGCTCCTGGACCTCCTGAAGGTGGACCGGTGCGTGGTCACCCTCTCGGACGTGACGGGAACGGCCGGCGAGGTGGTGATGGGGTACGACGGCTCGAAGCCCATGCCCTGGATCCACGGGATCCAGATCACCCTGGACCGCCACCCGGAGGTGCGCCGGGCCCTGGAGACCAAGAAGGCCCTGGTGATCTCCGAGGCCCTCCAGGAGCCGCTCCTCACCGCCGTCCGCAGCCTCCTCGTCCCCCTCCAGGTCCGGTCCATGCTGGTCATCCCGCTGCTCACGAAGGACAAGGCCCTGGGGGTCATCGCCCTGAGCAGCCTGCGGGAGGCCCGGCTCTTCACCGCGGGCGACGTGGAGTTCTGCCAGATCCTGGCCAACCAGGCGGCCATCGCCATCGAGAACTCCCGCCTCTTCGCCGAGACCAAGCGGCTCGCCAGCACCGACGAGCTCACCGGCCTCTTCAACCACCGGCAGTTCTACCTCCTCCTGGGGCAGGAGGTGCGCCGCGCCCTCCGGTACGGCCGGCAGCTTTCCCTCATCCTGGCGGACATCGACTACTTCAAGGCCTACAACGATCGCTACGGCCACCTGGCGGGGGACGAGGCGTTACGCCAGATCTCCCGGGTCCTGAAGACCAAGTCCCGGGACGTGGACATGGTGGCCCGGTATGGGGGGGAGGAGTTCACCATCATCCTGCCGGAGACCGAGCTCGCCCAGGCGGCGGTCCAGGCCGAGCGCCTCCGGGTGGCGGTGGAGGCCCACCGGTTCGGCTCCGCGGCCGAGGGACACCTGACCGTCAGCCTGGGGGTGGCGACCCTCATCGAGGGGATGGACCGGCCGGAGCAGCTGGTGCACCGGGCGGACCAGGCCCTCTACGAGGCGAAGGCGAGCGGGCGCAACCGGGTTTGCCTGGCGCCGGGCCGGGTCGAGCCGCCGGAGGCGTAG
- a CDS encoding response regulator, giving the protein MDTPVVLLAEDEPDIVRLVTYILRREGFAVRTVTTGREAVDAVRQEKVDLVLLDIMLPELNGYGVCEVLRDDPLTRHIPIVVMSARAQAREVERGLEAGAVSYITKPFEPAQLGEQIRAALTAATGGRATSGAGDGLPR; this is encoded by the coding sequence ATGGATACGCCGGTAGTGCTCCTCGCCGAGGACGAGCCGGACATCGTCAGGCTGGTGACCTACATCCTGCGCCGGGAGGGGTTCGCTGTCCGCACCGTCACCACCGGCAGGGAGGCGGTGGACGCCGTCCGCCAGGAGAAGGTGGACCTCGTCCTCCTGGACATCATGCTCCCCGAGCTCAACGGATACGGGGTGTGCGAGGTCCTGCGGGACGACCCGCTGACCCGCCACATCCCCATCGTGGTCATGAGTGCCCGGGCCCAGGCCAGGGAGGTGGAGCGGGGGCTCGAGGCTGGCGCCGTCTCCTACATCACCAAGCCCTTCGAGCCGGCGCAGCTGGGAGAGCAGATCCGGGCGGCGCTCACGGCAGCCACGGGCGGGAGGGCGACGAGTGGAGCGGGGGACGGCCTGCCTCGTTGA